The stretch of DNA CCTGCTGAAGTCCGACATCGTCTTCGACATCGACCGCAACTACGCCCTCGTCCTCAACGTCCGGGGCGGGCGCACCGACACCGCGGGGGTCTACCACAACTACCCCAACGGCCACTACCTCACCGTCGTGGGCTACAGCAGCTCCGGCGCGTACGCGGTGATCGAGGACGTCGCGCTCGGCAGCGGGCACCGCTACACGATGACGGTCGCCAACCTGTCGTGGTGGATCTGGTCCACCAGCGGCTACACCGCCTGACGGGGCCCTGTCCGCAACCGTCGCAGGGCACCGTCGGCGCCCTGCGACGGGCTGTCCCAGCAGTTCGCGGTGCCGCCGTCGGCTACGGACCGAACAGGGCTTAGCATGCGCCGATGCCGCTATTCCAGCCGGACGCCTGGCGTCCCTTCGTCATGGCGCTACGCAGCACCATCCCACCAGGCGTCCGAGAGGCCGAGTTCCGCGGCACGCTGGCCCGGGGTTCGTTCGGAGGCTCGATCGCTTACGACGGCGACACCCGCAGAGCAGGCCTGGACCTCGATCGCGGTGACCGGCCGATGGACGCCCTCCGGCCGCTGTCGGCACTGGTTGACGGGGCGCCCGTCGCGGTGCGGGCAGTGGCGGACGAGTCCGGCGCGGCCACCGTGAGCATCGTCGCGGCGAGCCCGCAGCTCACCTTCGGGATGGGCCACGACATCCTGGAGACCGTCCTGCTCGTCGCCGGAGCGGATCCGGAGCCCTACCGGCGAGTGCCGGTGCGGCACGACGGTGCGGCCGTGTCGCCGGGCGCCGACCCGGCCGCGGTGACCGCCCTGGTCGGCCGGCTGCTCCCTGCTGCGCAGCCCGCCGATCCGTCGGCGCTGGCGGCGGCCGAGTCGGGGCTCGGCGCTCGGCTCCCCGACGATGTGCGCGCCCTCTACCTCGCCGCGGGCAGCGGCGAGCTGATCATGCAGCCGACGGACGAGGACCTCTTCTACGGCTTCCAGATCATGCCGCTGGACGACGCGGCGGCGCGCTCCTACCTGGAACCACCGCAGCGGTACCTGTCCTGGGCCTACGGCGCCACCGAGGCCGTCGCACCCGACCCGCACGAGCGGGTGCAGGCGCTCGCCACCTCACCGGCATGGTTCGTCATCGGTGACGACTGGGGCGGCAACCTCTACGTGGTCGACCTCGCACCCGGTCCACAGGGGACCGTCGGGCAGGTGCTCTTCGTCGACCACGAGACCACCATGGGTGCGAGCTGGGTCGCGCCCTCGTTGACCGAGCTGCTCACCCGGCGCCCGGCCGGGATGTCCGGCCCAGGTCCGCAAGGTGCGCTGGTGGTCCGGGTCGGACCTCGCAGCGGCAAGACGGTCGCCGACGTCCGACCGGAGACGGAGGTGCTGTTCACCGGTTCCGCGCTCGAACCGGTCGACCTCTCCCCGCTCGCCGGCCACGGCCGACTGCGGACCCTGGTCGGCGGAGCGGGCACGATCGCCGACCTGGCCGCG from Allocatelliglobosispora scoriae encodes:
- a CDS encoding SMI1/KNR4 family protein, which gives rise to MPLFQPDAWRPFVMALRSTIPPGVREAEFRGTLARGSFGGSIAYDGDTRRAGLDLDRGDRPMDALRPLSALVDGAPVAVRAVADESGAATVSIVAASPQLTFGMGHDILETVLLVAGADPEPYRRVPVRHDGAAVSPGADPAAVTALVGRLLPAAQPADPSALAAAESGLGARLPDDVRALYLAAGSGELIMQPTDEDLFYGFQIMPLDDAAARSYLEPPQRYLSWAYGATEAVAPDPHERVQALATSPAWFVIGDDWGGNLYVVDLAPGPQGTVGQVLFVDHETTMGASWVAPSLTELLTRRPAGMSGPGPQGALVVRVGPRSGKTVADVRPETEVLFTGSALEPVDLSPLAGHGRLRTLVGGAGTIADLAAITGLPALEYLQLDIAGWQELIRAGQVPPNLLAAGLIGRADWAATVEVVNDLLAAWDLPAIEVTEIRPM